The following coding sequences lie in one Arachis hypogaea cultivar Tifrunner chromosome 9, arahy.Tifrunner.gnm2.J5K5, whole genome shotgun sequence genomic window:
- the LOC112712048 gene encoding alpha,alpha-trehalose-phosphate synthase [UDP-forming] 5, whose product MVSRSYSNLLELTSCDSPTFSREKKRLPRVATVAGVLSELDDEASNSAGSDAPSSISQDRMIIVGNQLPLKAQRKEDGTWDFTWDEDSLLLQLKDGLGEDVETIYIGCLKEEIEPSEQDDVAQNLLDTFKCVPTFLPPELFTKFYHGFCKQHLWPLFHYMLPLSPDLGGRFDRSLWQAYVSVNKIFADKVMEVISPDDDFVWVHDYHLMVLPTFLRKRFNRARLGFFLHSPFPSSEIYRTLPVRDELLRALLNSDLIGFHTFDYARHFLSCCSRMLGLSYQSKRGYIGLEYYGRTVSIKILPVGIHIGQLQSVMNLPETENKVEELQNKFRGQTVMLGVDDMDIFKGISLKLLAMEQLLLQHPDKRGRVVLVQIANPARGRGKDVQEVQSETYATVKRINSTFGRPGYTPVILIDTPLQFYERIAYYVIAECCLVTAVRDGMNLIPYEYIICRQGSDKIDKILGTSSFTQKKSMLVVSEFIGCSPSLSGAIRVNPWNIDAVAEAMDSALIVPESEKQMRHEKHYRYVSTHDVAYWARSFLQDLERACRDHLRRRCWGIGFGLGFRVIALDPNFRKLSVEHIVSAYKRTKHRAILLDYDGTMMQPGSISTTPSTEAVAILNSLCKDTKNCVFIVSGKERKTLTDWFSSCERLGVAAEHGYFVRTNHNADWEECVSVPDFDWKQIAEPVMQLYTETTDGSNIETKETALVWNYEFADRDFGSCQAKELLDHLESVLANEPVSVKSSPHIVEVKPQGVSKGIVAERLLLTMQQMGVIPDFVLCIGDDRSDEDMFGVIMNARASLSPVAEVFPCTVGQKPSKAKYYLEDTSEILRMLQGLANASEQSVTSSPQPPHVAS is encoded by the exons ATGGTTTCAAGGTCATATTCTAATTTGTTAGAGCTTACTTCGTGTGACTCGCCGACTTTCAGCCGCGAAAAGAAAAGGCTTCCTCGAGTGGCAACTGTTGCTGGAGTGCTGTCTGAGCTAGACGACGAGGCAAGCAACAGTGCTGGTTCGGACGCTCCATCCTCAATCTCTCAAGATAGGATGATCATAGTAGGTAACCAGCTTCCATTAAAGGCACAAAGAAAAGAGGATGGTACGTGGGACTTCACATGGGACGAGGACTCTCTTCTTTTGCAGCTCAAAGATGGTCTTGGTGAAGATGTAGAAACTATTTATATTGGTTGTCTGAAGGAAGAAATCGAGCCGAGCGAGCAAGATGATGTTGCTCAGAACTTGCTTGACACATTCAAATGTGTTCCCACTTTCCTCCCTCCAGAGCTTTTTACCAAATTCTATCACGGATTTTGCAAACAGCATCTGTGGCCTTTGTTTCACTACATGCTTCCGCTCTCGCCTGATCTCGGTGGTCGATTTGATAGGTCCCTTTGGCAAGCTTATGTTTCTGTTAACAAGATATTTGCTGATAAAGTAATGGAAGTCATTAGCCCTGATGATGATTTTGTGTGGGTTCATGATTACCATCTCATGGTTCTTCCAACATTTCTGAGAAAGAGGTTCAATAGGGCAAGGCTAGGATTCTTCCTTCACAGTCCATTCCCTTCTTCCGAGATATACCGAACCCTCCCAGTTAGGGATGAGCTTCTTAGAGCTCTTTTGAATTCTGACCTTATTGGATTTCATACTTTTGATTATGCGAGGCATTTCCTTTCTTGCTGCAGTAGAATGCTTGGCCTTTCCTATCAATCCAAGCGGGGCTACATTGGTCTTGAGTACTATGGAAGAACAGTAAGCATTAAGATTCTTCCTGTTGGGATTCACATAGGGCAGCTCCAGTCAGTCATGAATCTTCCTGAGACGGAAAACAAGGTTGAAGAGTTACAAAACAAGTTCAGAGGTCAAACTGTGATGCTTGGGGTTGACGACATGGATATCTTTAAAGGAATCAGCTTAAAACTCTTGGCTATGGAACAGTTGCTTTTACAACATCCTGACAAGAGGGGCAGGGTTGTTTTGGTCCAAATTGCAAACCCTGCAAGAGGCCGTGGAAAAGATGTACAGGAGGTCCAGAGTGAAACTTATGCCACAGTGAAAAGGATCAATAGTACATTTGGAAGGCCTGGATACACACCCGTAATATTGATCGATACGCCACTTCAGTTTTATGAGAGGATAGCTTATTATGTGATAGCTGAATGTTGCCTTGTTACAGCAGTGAGAGATGGTATGAACCTTATACCCTATGAATACATCATTTGTAGACAAGGAAGTGACAAGATAGATAAGATTCTAGGGACAAGCTCATTTACTCAAAAGAAGAGCATGCTGGTGGTGTCTGAGTTCATTGGCTGCTCCCCATCATTAAGTGGGGCAATTAGAGTGAATCCGTGGAATATTGATGCTGTTGCTGAAGCAATGGATTCGGCACTTATCGTCCCAGAGTCCGAAAAACAGATGCGCCACGAGAAGCATTATAGGTATGTCAGTACCCATGATGTTGCATATTGGGCGCGGAGCTTCTTGCAGGATCTGGAAAGGGCATGTAGAGATCATCTGAGAAGGAGATGCTGGGGAATTGGCTTTGGTTTAGGATTTCGGGTTATTGCTTTGGATCCAAACTTTAGAAAGCTATCAGTGGAACATATTGTATCAGCTTATAAGAGGACCAAACACCGAGCCATTCTTTTGGATTATGATGGTACCATGATGCAGCCCGGTTCAATTAGTACAACACCTAGCACTGAGGCTGTTGCCATCTTGAACAGCTTGTGCAAGGACACCAAGAATTGTGTTTTCATTGTAAGTGGAAAGGAGAGAAAAACTCTTACTGACTGGTTTTCCTCTTGTGAAAGGCTTGGAGTTGCAGCAGAGCATGGTTATTTCGTGAG gACAAATCATAATGCAGACTGGGAAGAATGTGTTTCTGTGCCGGATTTCGACTGGAAGCAGATTGCCGAGCCAGTAATGCAGTTGTACACGGAAACAACTGATGGTTCTAACATAGAGACCAAAGAAACTGCTCTTGTTTGGAATTATGAGTTTGCAGACCGAGATTTCGGTTCATGCCAGGCTAAGGAGCTTCTGGATCATCTGGAAAGTGTTCTTGCCAATGAGCCTGTTTCTGTTAAAAGTAGTCCTCACATCGTGGAAGTCAAACCTCAG GGGGTGAGCAAGGGTATTGTTGCAGAACGCCTTCTCTTAACAATGCAACAAATGGGAGTGATCCCAGATTTTGTTCTATGCATTGGAGATGACAGGTCAGATGAGGACATGTTTGGTGTAATAATGAATGCAAGGGCATCCCTCTCTCCGGTCGCAGAGGTGTTTCCTTGCACCGTCGGTCAGAAGCCGAGCAAGGCCAAGTATTACTTGGAAGACACAAGTGAGATTCTGAGAATGTTGCAGGGGCTTGCCAATGCTTCAGAGCAGTCTGTTACAAGTTCTCCACAGCCTCCTCATGTAGCATCCTGA